In a genomic window of Gambusia affinis linkage group LG04, SWU_Gaff_1.0, whole genome shotgun sequence:
- the LOC122829689 gene encoding complement C3-like — protein sequence MGSGCRMKRTQPWWLFTSVAFISVISRTTASPMKVMSAPNLLRLGRPQNIFVECQDCPSEDNFAVSISVMNWPTRSKRLAHTSVNLNAANRFQAFGEVVIPADELIRSPNIKHYVYLQAQFPDVKLEKIVLLSLHAGYIFIQTDKALYTPNSKVLYRIFAMTPDMKPVERDNMTQMDASVAIEFVTPEGVILPLDPVALRSGIHSGDFQLAEVVSVGLWKIVARFQSIPQMSYSAEFEIKEYVLPSFDVKLIRRSSFFFSDTRELHVDVKATYMFGEDVQGSAYGVFGVVLQNQKKSFPSSLQRVPIEEGEGVVTLKREHVAQTFENFTDLMGSSIFVAVSVLTSDGSEMVEAELRDIYIVISPYIIQFTKTPKYFKPGLSFDFAVEVLNPDGTSAQGVPVAIDEAEVEGVTSANGMARLSVNTLENAGPLKITVRTKNPRISDVQQASASMTALPYRLTSKNYVHIGLTTAEVKLGDNLKMNINLNKQDNPENDITYLVQSRGQLIKHGRFKVKGQVMVSMTLTVTKEMLPSFRVLAFYHPNDSEVASDSVWVDVKDSCLGSLKLEPLKLFAPFEPRKKFNLKITGDPEATVALVAVDKGVVALNKNYRLTQKKVWDTVENADIGCTHGGGKDSMSVFYDAGLLFQSNLQYETLPRQDLTCSALRRKKRDTALMNATAELLSQYDDALLRDCCLNGTRETTVSYSCERRSRYILNGEPCVDAFLHCCQEMENLKLARDDSYMDINDLVSRTKFPESWLWSDVKLPACPPDKPNCETISFVKNMALQDTITTWRFTGISLSKTSGLCVADPLDIVVRKDIFVDLKVPYTSVRGEQIEIKAVLHNHNPEPVTVRVYLLETEHVCSAASKRGNYQQEVNVEASSTRSVPFVIIPMREGDFNIEVKVAVLDSEQGDGFRKTLHVVPEGILIKSPLTITLDPENEGNDGKQVQLLRSNIPLVDIVPNSTTSTQIAVTGKKPRELKNAVTGESMSGLIYQPSGCGEENMIHLTMPVIATTYLDMTYQWEAVGLERRDEALQHIITGYRNQLRYRKGDGSFAAYPDHDSSTWLTAYVVKVFSLAHRLVDVQSKVICDGVNFLIHNAQQSDGMFREVGRMSHVEMTGDVGGTDSDVSLTAFCLIAMQESSRLCSANVKSLQDSINKAVSYLQKRLLTLINPYTVAMASYALANENKLNLEILHRFSSPDLSHWPVPRGRVFTLEATAYALLALVKVKAFNETWPIARWFNKQQRENGGFGSIQATVTVYQAVAEFWTSEQNPGYDLNVDILLPGRSKPVKYNFNSRNHFATRTSKINNINQDVTVVATGLGEATVTMVSLFYALPKEKHSDCQKFNMTVQLLPEKTSEVEKIYNMRIRLLYNNKYQDAAMTVLDIGLLTGFTVNTKDLNLLSRGRARTISKYKENIRDSERSSVIIYMDKVSHTKPEEIIFRIHQKQVVGVLQPAAVSVYEHDSPQYETHCVRFYHPERDAGKLLRLCKSDECICAEENCSMQKKGKIDNNDRTEKICETELDSKIDFAYKVRVEEFADGLSTDIYTVLVLDVIKEGSSDVGLQNKRRTFLSFRHCREALGIKIGQNYLIMGTSKDIHADEPNHSYQYVLGERTWIEYWPTEAECGNKKYNTTCAGIEAMVQHYTFFGCRQ from the exons tgtgattTCTAGGACAACAGCATCTCCAAT GAAGGTGATGTCTGCCCCCAATCTGCTGCGGCTGGGAAGACCACAAAACATCTTCGTGGAGTGCCAAGACTGCCCCAGTGAGGACAACTTCGCTGTCAGCATCAGTGTGATGAACTGGCCAACCAGATCTAAAAGACTTGCGCACACCTCTGTGAACCTCAACGCTGCAAACAGATTTCAAGCCTTTGGAGAAGTTGTG ATTCCTGCTGACGAACTCATTCGCAGTCCAAACATAAAGCACTATGTGTATCTGCAAGCTCAGTTCCCAGATGTAAAGCTGGAGAAAATCGTCCTTTTGTCATTGCATGCCGGCTACATCTTTATCCAGACGGACAAAGCGCTCTACACACCCAACAGCAAAG ttctttACAGGATATTTGCGATGACGCCTGACATGAAGCCTGTGGAGAGGGATAACATGACCCAGATGGACGCTTCTGTTGCCATTGAGTTTGTG ACCCCTGAAGGAGTCATTCTACCACTGGATCCAGTCGCTCTGAGGTCAGGGATTCATTCTGGAGATTTTCAACTTGCTGAAGTTGTCAG TGTTGGACTTTGGAAAATCGTGGCAAGGTTTCAAAGTATACCACAGATGAGCTACTCTGCAGAGTTTGAAATCAAAGAATATG TGCTGCCCAGTTTTGACGTTAAGCTGATACGCCGAAGTTCGTTCTTCTTTTCGGACACCAGAGAACTCCACGTAGACGTCAAAGCCAC GTATATGTTTGGTGAAGATGTTCAAGGTTCCGCATATGGAGTTTTTGGAGTTGTGcttcaaaatcaaaagaagaGTTTTCCCAGCTCACTTCAGAGAGTGCCG ATTGAGGAAGGAGAAGGAGTGGTGACCCTGAAGAGAGAACACGTTGCCCAGACCTTTGAAAACTTCACAGATCTTATGGGGAGCTCCATATTTGTGGCGGTCAGCGTGCTGACAAGCGACG GTAGTGAGATGGTGGAGGCAGAGCTGAGAGATATTTATATTGTCATATCGCCGTATATCATCCAGTTCACCAAAACACCCAAATATTTCAAACCAGGATTATCTTTTGATTTTGCG GTTGAGGTTCTGAATCCCGACGGCACTTCAGCACAAGGAGTTCCTGTTGCGATCGATGAAGCTGAGGTTGAAGGCGTTACTTCTGCCAACGGCATGGCGAGACTTTCAGTAAATACGTTGGAAAACGCTGGACCACTAAAAATCACA GTAAGGACCAAAAATCCTCGAATTTCTGATGTACAACAAGCATCGGCAAGCATGACTGCTCTCCCTTATCGCTTAACAAGCAAAAACTATGTCCACATTG GACTGACAACAGCAGAAGTAAAACTGGGAGATAACCTGAAAATGAACATCAACCTCAACAAACAGGACAATCCAGAAAATGACATAACATACTTG gTCCAGAGCAGAGGTCAGTTAATAAAGCATGGACGCTTTAAAGTGAAAGGTCAAGTGATGGTATCCATGACCCTCACTGTTACCAAGGAGATGCTGCCATCATTCCGCGTCCTGGCCTTCTACCATCCAAATGACAGCGAGGTGGCGTCAGACTCGGTCTGGGTGGACGTGAAGGACTCCTGCCTCGGCTCG TTGAAACTAGAGCCACTGAAACTCTTCGCCCCTTTTGAGCCTCGGAAGAAGTTTAACCTGAAAATCACTGGAGATCCTGAGGCCACAGTGGCGCTGGTGGCTGTGGACAAAGGCGTCGTCGCTCTTAACAAGAACTACCGTCTGACACAGAAAAAG GTGTGGGACACAGTTGAGAACGCCGACATCGGCTGCACACACGGCGGAGGAAAGGACAGCATGAGTGTTTTCTACGATGCTGGGCTGTTGTTTCAGTCCAACTTGCAATACGAGACGCTGCCCAGACAGG ATCTGACGTGCTCAGCTCTCCGGAGGAAGAAACGGGACACTGCCCTGATGAACGCCACCGCCGAATTAT TGAGTCAATATGACGACGCCCTGCTGCGTGACTGTTGTTTGAATGGCACGCGGGAGACCACAGTTTCGTATTCCTGTGAGCGTCGCAGCAGGTACATTTTGAACGGTGAGCCCTGCGTCGATGCGTTCCTGCACTGCTGCCAGGAGATGGAAAACCTTAAACTAGCTCGCG ATGACAGCTACATGGACATCAATGATCTTGTCTCTCGCACCAAATTCCCTGAAAGCTGGCTGTGGTCCGACGTCAAGCTGCCAGCATGTCCTCCGGACAAGCCTAACTG TGAAACAATCTCCTTCGTAAAGAATATGGCTCTGCAAGATACGATCACAACATGGCGGTTCACGGGAATTTCCCTGTCCAAAACTAGTG GCCTCTGTGTGGCCGACCCTTTGGACATTGTTGTCCGGAAGGACATCTTCGTCGATCTCAAAGTGCCCTACACAAGTGTTCGAGGAGAGCAGATAGAAATTAAAGCTGTTCTGCACAATCATAATCCTGAGCCCGTCACT gtgCGCGTGTATCTTCTTGAGACAGAACATGTGTGCAGCGCAGCTTCTAAGCGTGGAAATTATCAACAGGAGGTCAACGTTGAGGCCTCAAGTACACGATCGGTTCCCTTTGTTATTATTCCAATGAGAGAAGGAGATTTCAACATCGAGGTCAAAGTGGCTGTGCTGGACTCTGAACAGGGTGACGGATTTAGAAAAACGCTGCATGTTGTG CCTGAAGGCATTCTGATCAAATCTCCTCTAACTATAACGTTGGACCCTGAAAACGAAGGAAATG ATGGTAAACAAGTGCAGCTGCTGCGCAGTAACATTCCTCTGGTAGACATCGTACCGAACTCAACTACCAGCACACAAATAGCAGTTACAG GAAAAAAGCCTAGAGAGCTGAAGAACGCCGTCACTGGAGAGTCGATGAGCGGTCTGATCTACCAGCCTTCTGGCTGTGGAGAGGAAAACATGATCCACTTGACAATGCCCGTCATTGCAACCACGTATTTGGACATGACCTACCAGTGGGAAGCCGTGGGGCTCGAGAGACGGGATGAAGCTCTGCAACACATCATAACCG GTTATCGTAATCAGCTAAGATACCGTAAAGGAGATGGATCCTTTGCTGCATATCCTGATCATGACAGCAGCACCTG GCTGACGGCGTATGTTGTCAAGGTGTTCTCCCTGGCCCACAGACTGGTGGACGTTCAAAGCAAAGTCATCTGTGACGGGGTCAACTTTTTGATCCACAATGCGCAGCAGTCTGACGGGATGTTCAGAGAAGTTGGAAGAATGTCCCACGTGGAGATGACT GGTGATGTCGGCGGCACAGATTCGGACGTCTCCCTGACAGCCTTTTGCCTCATTGCCATGCAGGAGTCAAGCAGATTATGTAGTGCCAACGTTAAA AGTTTACAGGACAGCATAAACAAAGCAGTGAGCTACCTCCAAAAACGCCTTCTGACCTTAATCAACCCATATACCGTTGCCATGGCGTCATATGCCCTGgccaatgaaaacaaactgaacctGGAGATCCTGCACAGATTTTCCTCTCCTG ATCTGTCCCACTGGCCGGTACCAAGGGGTCGTGTTTTCACACTGGAAGCCACAGCATACGCTCTTCTGGCTCTGGTCAAAGTCAAG GCCTTTAACGAAACCTGGCCGATTGCCAGGTGGTTCAACAagcagcaaagagaaaatggaGGCTTTGGATCAATTCAG GCCACTGTGACAGTGTACCAGGCCGTGGCAGAGTTCTGGACCAGTGAACAGAACCCAGGCTATGATCTAAATGTGGACATCTTGTTGCCGGGCAGATCAAAGCCTGTAAAATACAACTTCAACAGCAGGAACCACTTTGCCACAAGAACATCTAAA ATCAATAATATAAACCAAGATGTGACTGTCGTTGCTACAGGCCTAGGAGAAGCCACAGTGACG atggTGTCGTTGTTTTATGCTTTACCTAAAGAAAAGCATAGTGATTGTCAGAAGTTCAATATGACAGTTCAACTCCTCCCAG AAAAAACAAGTGAGGTTGAGAAGATATACAACATGAGAATACGGCTTTT ATATAATAACAAATATCAAGATGCCGCCATGACAGTTTTGGATATTGGTTTGCTAACCGGCTTCACTGTTAACACCAAAGACCTAAACCTT ttATCTAGAGGTCGTGCCCGCACTATCTCAAAATACAAGGAGAATATCAGAGACTCAGAAAGAAGCTCAGTTATCATCTACATGGACAAA GTTTCACACACAAAACCGGAGGAGATCATTTTTAGGATTCACCAGAAGCAGGTAGTGGGAGTATTACAGCCAGCAGCTGTGTCTGTTTATGAGCACGACAGCCCTCAGTATG AGACACACTGTGTGAGGTTCTACCATCCAGAGAGGGACGCTGGAAAGCTGCTGCGGCTCTGCAAAAGTGATGAATGCATTTGTGCTGAAG AGAACTGCAGTATGCAGAAGAAGGGCAAAATCGACAACAACGACCGGACAGAGAAGATTTGTGAGACTGAGCTGGACAGCAAAATAGACTTTG CTTACAAAGTGAGAGTGGAGGAGTTTGCAGACGGTTTGTCCACCGATATTTATACAGTGCTTGTGCTTGATGTCATCAAAGAAG GAAGTTCAGATGTGGGACTTCAGAATAAAAGGCGCACATTCCTCAGTTTCCGGCACTGCAGAGAAGCTTTGGGCATAAAAATAGGTCAAAATTATCTCATCATGGGCACCTCCAAAGATATTCACGCTGATGAACCCAATCATTC GTACCAGTATGTTCTCGGTGAGCGGACCTGGATTGAGTACTGGCCCACTGAAGCAGAATGTGGAAATAAGAAATACAACACCACCTGTGCTGGCATAGAGGCAATGGTCCAGCATTACACTTTCTTTGGGTGTCGACAGTAA
- the asf1bb gene encoding histone chaperone asf1b-B: MAKVQVLNVAVLDNPSPFGNPFQFEITFECMEDLPEDLEWKIIYVGSAESEEYDQVLDSVLVGPVPAGRHMFVFQADAPNTGLIPETDAVGVTVVLITCTYRGQEFIRIGYYVNNEYTDPELRENPPLKPDYSQLQRNILASNPRVTRFHINWEGSADKMEDSENVDPSPNFGGMLPPSCIPGKMPALGQMPDNSMDCM; this comes from the exons ATGGCAAAGGTACAAGTgttaaatgttgctgttttggaCAACCCGAGCCCATTTGGAAACCCGTTTCAGTTTGAGATAACGTTTGAATGCATGGAGGATTTACCTGAAG ACCTGGAGTGGAAGATCATCTATGTTGGTTCTGCTGAGAGTGAAGAGTACGACCAGGTTCTAGATTCTGTTTTGGTCGGTCCAGTTCCAGCCGGAAGacacatgtttgtgtttcag GCTGACGCTCCTAATACAGGTCTGATTCCAGAGACCGACGCTGTGGGAGTGACGGTAGTCCTCATAACCTGCACCTACCGCGGACAGGAGTTCATTCGCATCGGTTATTATGTTAACAATGAATACACAGATCCAGAGCTGCGGGAAAACCCGCCTCTAAAACCGGACTACTCTCAG CTTCAGAGGAATATCTTGGCCTCCAACCCACGCGTCACCCGCTTCCACATCAACTGGGAGGGCTCTGCGGACAAGATGGAAGACAGCGAAAACGTGGACCCGTCCCCGAACTTCGGCGGGATGCTGCCCCCGTCCTGCATACCAGGAAAGATGCCAGCTCTTGGACAGATGCCCGACAACTCCATGGACTGCATGTAG